The Tenacibaculum jejuense genome includes a window with the following:
- the mraY gene encoding phospho-N-acetylmuramoyl-pentapeptide-transferase, translated as MLYYLFEYLESEFNLTGASVFQFITFRSAAAFILSLLISTIFGKRIINFLRRQQVGESIRDLGLDGQMQKSGTPTMGGVIIIMATLIPVLLLAKLENIYVIILLITTVWMGFIGFADDYIKVFKKDKAGLKGIFKVVGQVGLGLIVGAILYFNDDVTIKEQLPQEQQIVMENGKKKVFSEAHKSTKTTVPFLKDNELDYAKALSFLGEGYEKYAWLIFIPIVVFIVTGVSNGANLTDGIDGLAAGSSAIMVVTLAIFTWVSGNIIFADYLDVMYIPNSGEMTVFVAAFAGALIGFLWYNTYPAQVFMGDTGSLTIGGIIAVIAIAIRKELLLPVLAGIFVAENLSVILQVSYFKYTKKKYGEGRRIFKMSPLHHHYQKLNYHESKIVTRFWIVGILLAVFTVVTLKLR; from the coding sequence ATGTTGTATTACCTATTTGAATATTTAGAAAGTGAATTCAATTTAACCGGAGCGAGTGTGTTTCAATTTATCACATTTCGTTCGGCTGCAGCATTTATATTGTCATTGTTGATTTCTACAATTTTTGGTAAAAGAATTATCAATTTCTTGAGAAGACAACAAGTCGGTGAAAGTATTAGAGATTTAGGATTAGATGGGCAAATGCAAAAAAGCGGAACGCCTACAATGGGTGGTGTAATTATCATCATGGCGACGTTAATTCCAGTGTTGTTACTAGCTAAGCTAGAAAACATATATGTAATCATTTTGTTGATAACAACTGTTTGGATGGGCTTTATTGGGTTTGCTGATGATTATATAAAAGTATTCAAAAAAGACAAGGCAGGTTTAAAAGGAATTTTCAAAGTAGTTGGTCAAGTTGGATTAGGGCTTATTGTCGGAGCGATTTTATACTTCAATGATGATGTAACTATAAAAGAACAATTGCCACAAGAGCAACAAATAGTTATGGAGAATGGTAAGAAGAAAGTTTTTAGTGAGGCACATAAGTCAACTAAAACAACTGTTCCATTTTTAAAAGATAACGAATTAGACTATGCGAAAGCTTTAAGTTTCTTAGGTGAAGGTTATGAAAAATACGCATGGTTAATTTTTATTCCAATTGTTGTTTTTATTGTTACAGGGGTTTCCAACGGAGCAAATTTAACAGATGGAATTGACGGTTTAGCTGCAGGGTCTTCTGCTATTATGGTAGTAACTCTGGCTATTTTTACTTGGGTTTCTGGTAATATCATTTTTGCTGATTATCTAGATGTAATGTATATACCAAATTCTGGTGAAATGACAGTTTTTGTTGCTGCTTTTGCTGGAGCGCTAATAGGTTTTTTATGGTATAATACTTATCCGGCTCAGGTTTTTATGGGAGACACAGGGAGTTTAACAATTGGAGGAATCATTGCTGTAATTGCAATTGCAATCCGTAAAGAATTATTGTTGCCTGTTTTAGCAGGGATTTTTGTTGCTGAAAATTTATCAGTGATTTTACAGGTTTCATATTTCAAATACACGAAGAAAAAATATGGTGAAGGAAGACGAATTTTTAAAATGTCGCCTTTACATCATCATTATCAAAAGTTAAACTATCACGAAAGTAAAATTGTAACTCGATTTTGGATTGTTGGAATTTTACTAGCTGTGTTTACAGTAGTAACATTGAAGTTGAGGTAA
- the murD gene encoding UDP-N-acetylmuramoyl-L-alanine--D-glutamate ligase yields the protein MKKLVVLGGGESGVGTAILGKKKGFDVFVSDKGTIAKKYKEVLEYNEIDFEENQHTESEIFNADVVMKSPGIPDKVALIQELLSKGIKVISEIEFAVEYTDATIVGITGSNGKTTTTMLTHHILKNGGLNVGMGGNIGDSFAKQVAEQNYENYVLELSSFQLDGIDSFRCHIAMITNITPDHLDRYDYDFNKYIASKFRIAMNQTKDDFLIYDSDDEVIVNWLDKHPVQSKLVPFSITKELKYGAFVKDDAIIIRINEEEFIMDKSYLTIQGKHNTKNAMASMLASKLLQVRNNRISESMSSFEGAEHRLEKVVKIEGVTYVNDSKATNVNATFYALECMDAPTVWIVGGVDKGNDYTDLLPLVREKVKGIVCLGLDNQKIIETFQNVVDIVVETAGAQEAVKVAHKIAQKGDTVLLSPACASFDLFENYEDRGRQFKSAVRSL from the coding sequence ATGAAAAAGTTAGTTGTCTTAGGAGGAGGAGAAAGTGGAGTAGGAACGGCTATTCTAGGGAAGAAAAAAGGTTTTGATGTTTTTGTTTCTGATAAAGGAACGATAGCAAAGAAATATAAAGAAGTTCTTGAATATAATGAGATAGATTTTGAGGAAAATCAGCATACAGAGAGTGAAATTTTTAATGCTGATGTGGTAATGAAAAGTCCTGGTATTCCAGATAAAGTAGCTCTAATTCAAGAGTTATTATCAAAAGGAATTAAAGTGATTTCAGAGATAGAATTTGCAGTAGAGTATACAGATGCGACTATAGTTGGAATTACAGGTTCAAATGGAAAAACAACCACAACAATGTTAACGCATCATATTTTAAAAAATGGTGGTTTAAATGTTGGAATGGGAGGAAATATTGGAGATAGTTTTGCAAAACAAGTTGCAGAGCAAAATTATGAGAATTATGTGTTAGAGTTAAGTAGTTTTCAATTGGATGGAATCGATTCATTCCGTTGTCATATTGCCATGATTACTAACATTACTCCAGATCATCTCGATAGATATGATTATGATTTTAATAAATATATAGCTTCAAAGTTCAGAATAGCAATGAATCAAACGAAAGATGATTTTTTGATTTATGATTCTGATGATGAGGTAATAGTGAATTGGTTGGATAAACATCCTGTTCAATCAAAATTAGTTCCATTTTCAATAACTAAAGAATTGAAATATGGAGCATTTGTTAAGGATGATGCAATAATAATTAGAATAAACGAAGAAGAATTTATAATGGATAAATCTTATTTAACGATACAAGGAAAGCACAATACAAAAAACGCAATGGCATCTATGTTGGCATCTAAATTATTACAAGTACGTAATAATAGGATTTCAGAAAGTATGTCAAGTTTTGAAGGGGCTGAGCATCGTTTGGAAAAAGTGGTGAAAATTGAAGGAGTTACTTATGTGAATGATAGTAAAGCTACAAATGTAAATGCAACATTTTATGCTCTAGAATGTATGGATGCTCCAACAGTTTGGATTGTTGGTGGTGTAGATAAAGGAAATGATTATACAGACTTATTACCTTTAGTTAGAGAAAAGGTAAAAGGGATTGTGTGTTTAGGTTTAGATAATCAGAAGATTATAGAGACATTTCAAAATGTTGTAGATATTGTTGTGGAAACAGCAGGAGCTCAAGAAGCAGTAAAAGTGGCTCATAAAATAGCGCAAAAAGGTGATACAGTTTTATTATCTCCAGCATGTGCAAGTTTCGATTTGTTTGAAAATTATGAAGATAGAGGTCGTCAATTTAAAAGTGCAGTAAGAAGTTTATAA
- a CDS encoding FtsW/RodA/SpoVE family cell cycle protein: protein MKTIFKHIKGDRAIWAIVAVLAILSFMPVYSASTNLVYVVGNGSTTGHLIKHIVLLLMGFGILYGVHKIPYRYFSGGSVLMLPIVLLLLIVTIAQGTTIGGANASRWIRIPFVGVGFQTSTLAGLVVLVYVARYLAKNKEKKIVFKESLLQLWLPVGLILILILPANFSTTAIIFSMVIMLTFIGGYPLKYIANILGIGVVALGLFILVIKAFPDAMPNRLATWESRIDGFFNSENQPENYQVEKAKIAIATGGPFGKGAGKSVQKNFLPQSSSDFIYAIIVEEYGMMGALLVIFMYFLLLFRIIIAAKKATTIFATLLVIGVGLPIIFQAIINMAVAVNLFPVTGQTLPLISSGGTSIWMTCFALGMVLSVSASKNDTEESILDDNPLDILHETI, encoded by the coding sequence TTGAAAACAATATTTAAACATATAAAAGGAGATAGAGCCATTTGGGCTATAGTTGCTGTTTTAGCAATTCTTTCTTTCATGCCTGTATATAGCGCAAGTACAAACTTGGTGTATGTTGTTGGTAATGGATCAACAACAGGGCATTTAATCAAGCACATCGTACTGCTGCTTATGGGATTTGGTATTTTATATGGAGTTCATAAAATACCATACCGATATTTCAGTGGAGGTTCTGTGTTAATGTTGCCTATAGTTTTACTCTTGTTAATAGTTACAATAGCTCAGGGAACAACAATTGGTGGTGCTAATGCAAGTCGATGGATTCGAATTCCTTTTGTGGGAGTTGGTTTTCAAACTTCAACTCTTGCTGGTCTTGTTGTTTTGGTATATGTGGCACGTTATTTAGCAAAGAATAAGGAAAAGAAGATTGTATTTAAAGAGAGTTTGTTACAATTATGGTTGCCAGTAGGTTTGATATTAATATTGATTTTACCTGCAAACTTTTCTACTACAGCTATTATATTTTCGATGGTAATTATGTTAACTTTTATTGGAGGATATCCATTAAAATACATAGCGAATATTTTAGGAATTGGAGTTGTAGCATTAGGACTCTTTATTTTGGTGATAAAAGCTTTTCCAGATGCGATGCCTAACCGATTAGCAACTTGGGAAAGTAGAATCGATGGTTTTTTTAATTCAGAAAACCAACCTGAAAATTATCAAGTTGAAAAAGCAAAAATAGCCATTGCAACTGGAGGTCCTTTTGGAAAAGGAGCTGGTAAAAGTGTGCAGAAAAATTTCTTACCACAGTCTTCTTCAGATTTTATTTACGCAATTATTGTTGAAGAATATGGAATGATGGGAGCCTTATTGGTTATTTTTATGTATTTCTTGCTGTTATTCAGGATAATAATAGCTGCAAAAAAAGCGACAACAATTTTTGCAACTTTATTAGTAATTGGCGTAGGTTTGCCGATCATTTTTCAGGCCATTATTAATATGGCTGTAGCGGTAAATTTATTTCCAGTTACAGGGCAAACTTTACCACTAATTAGTAGTGGGGGAACTTCAATTTGGATGACTTGTTTTGCTTTAGGAATGGTCTTAAGTGTTAGTGCTTCGAAGAATGATACAGAAGAATCAATTTTAGATGATAATCCGTTAGATATTTTACATGAAACCATATAA
- the murG gene encoding undecaprenyldiphospho-muramoylpentapeptide beta-N-acetylglucosaminyltransferase translates to MEKSINVIISGGGTGGHIYPAIAIANEIKLRYPTAHILFIGAKGKMEMEKVPKAGYEIKGLWISGIQRKLTLQNLMFPFKLISSLWNASKIIRKFKPDVAIGTGGFASGPALMMANRKGIPTVIQEQNSYPGITNKLLSKKAKKICVAYDNLERFFPLDKIVKTGNPVRQDLLLIHTKSEEAQEFFGLNTAKKTILVIGGSLGARRINQLIATELEFFQKQEVQVIWQCGKLYYEEYKEYGNDNVQVHQFLNRMDLAYAAADFVISRAGASSVSELCIVGKPVLFIPSPNVAEDHQTKNAKSIVDKHGAIMLRESELHTFPVVFETLLRDKGKQESLSENIKELALPNATNHIVNEIERLIN, encoded by the coding sequence ATGGAAAAATCAATAAATGTTATAATAAGTGGAGGTGGAACAGGAGGTCATATCTATCCTGCAATTGCCATAGCTAACGAAATAAAGTTACGCTATCCAACTGCGCATATATTATTTATTGGTGCCAAGGGTAAAATGGAAATGGAAAAAGTACCCAAAGCTGGTTATGAAATCAAAGGGTTGTGGATTTCGGGTATTCAAAGAAAATTAACATTACAAAACTTAATGTTTCCATTTAAGCTAATAAGTAGTTTATGGAATGCAAGTAAAATTATAAGAAAATTTAAACCAGATGTTGCAATTGGAACAGGTGGTTTTGCAAGTGGGCCAGCTTTAATGATGGCAAACAGAAAAGGTATTCCTACTGTGATTCAAGAACAAAATTCTTATCCAGGAATTACCAATAAATTATTAAGTAAAAAAGCAAAAAAGATTTGTGTTGCTTACGATAATTTAGAGCGATTCTTTCCGTTAGATAAAATCGTGAAAACGGGTAACCCTGTGCGACAAGATCTGTTGTTGATACATACAAAAAGCGAAGAAGCACAAGAGTTTTTTGGTTTAAATACGGCTAAAAAAACAATCTTAGTTATTGGAGGAAGTTTAGGTGCAAGAAGAATTAATCAATTAATAGCTACGGAACTTGAATTTTTTCAAAAGCAAGAGGTACAAGTAATCTGGCAATGTGGAAAACTGTATTACGAGGAGTACAAAGAGTATGGGAATGATAATGTTCAGGTGCACCAGTTTTTGAACCGAATGGATTTGGCTTATGCAGCAGCTGATTTTGTAATATCAAGAGCAGGAGCAAGTTCAGTATCTGAATTGTGTATTGTTGGAAAGCCTGTATTGTTTATTCCTTCGCCAAATGTTGCAGAAGATCATCAAACTAAAAACGCTAAGTCTATTGTAGATAAGCATGGTGCAATAATGTTACGAGAGAGTGAATTACATACTTTTCCTGTAGTTTTTGAAACATTACTTAGAGATAAAGGCAAACAGGAAAGTTTAAGTGAAAATATTAAAGAGTTAGCATTACCAAATGCTACAAATCATATAGTAAACGAAATCGAGAGATTAATAAATTAG
- the murC gene encoding UDP-N-acetylmuramate--L-alanine ligase: MNLKDIHIIYFIGIGGIGMSALARYFHANGKQVTGYDKTPSPITENLQTLGIEIHFEDDINLIPKEVFVKENSLVVYTPAIPKTHTEFNYFKDNGFEVLKRAEILGRITNDTYCLAVAGTHGKTTTSSILGHIMQPIEATAFLGGIAENYSSNLILGKDKISVVEADEFDRSFLHLSPNIACITSMDADHLDIYGEHQALLDSFKAFSNKVSDQLIVAKGLPIEGLTYAIEEDADYVASNLRIVNGVYVFDVKTPKNNINDVEFSLPGRHNIMNALAALALADVYGVSLDKIKEQLASFSGVQRRFAYKVRSESLVLIDDYAHHPTEINAVESAVREMYPSEEVLVVFQPHLFTRTRDFVDDFALSLSKFDQVMLLDIYPARELPIEGVTSKWLLDKITAEKKQLLSKEEVVKQIKLANAKVIVMLGAGDIGLMVNEVKDELIKEYNL, from the coding sequence GTGAATTTAAAAGATATACATATTATCTATTTCATAGGAATCGGAGGTATTGGAATGAGTGCTCTAGCTCGTTATTTTCATGCGAATGGAAAACAAGTTACAGGCTATGATAAAACCCCTTCTCCTATTACTGAGAATTTACAAACTTTAGGAATAGAAATTCATTTTGAAGATGATATCAATCTAATCCCGAAAGAAGTTTTTGTTAAAGAAAATTCACTTGTGGTTTACACGCCTGCTATTCCAAAAACACATACAGAGTTTAATTATTTTAAAGATAATGGCTTCGAAGTGTTAAAAAGAGCCGAGATTTTAGGTAGAATTACGAATGATACTTATTGTTTAGCAGTAGCAGGAACTCATGGGAAAACAACGACTTCTTCGATACTAGGACATATTATGCAACCTATAGAAGCTACAGCTTTTTTAGGAGGAATTGCTGAGAATTATAGTTCAAATTTAATTCTAGGAAAAGATAAAATTTCTGTTGTTGAGGCAGATGAGTTTGATCGTTCTTTTTTACACTTATCTCCAAATATTGCGTGTATTACATCTATGGACGCAGATCATTTAGATATATATGGAGAACATCAGGCGCTTTTAGATTCTTTTAAAGCATTTTCTAATAAAGTTTCTGATCAGCTAATTGTAGCAAAAGGATTACCTATTGAAGGTTTAACATATGCTATTGAAGAGGATGCTGATTATGTTGCTTCTAATTTAAGAATAGTAAATGGAGTATATGTTTTTGACGTTAAAACTCCTAAAAATAATATAAATGATGTTGAGTTTTCTTTACCAGGAAGACATAATATTATGAATGCTCTTGCGGCATTAGCTTTAGCTGATGTTTATGGGGTGAGTTTAGATAAAATTAAAGAACAATTAGCTAGTTTTTCTGGGGTACAGCGTCGTTTTGCTTATAAAGTAAGATCAGAAAGTTTAGTGCTAATTGATGATTATGCGCATCATCCAACTGAGATCAATGCGGTAGAAAGTGCAGTTCGAGAAATGTATCCAAGTGAAGAAGTTTTAGTGGTTTTTCAGCCGCATTTATTCACTAGAACAAGAGATTTTGTAGATGATTTTGCGTTATCGTTATCTAAATTCGATCAAGTCATGTTGCTAGATATTTATCCAGCAAGAGAATTACCAATTGAAGGGGTTACTTCAAAGTGGTTGTTAGATAAGATTACAGCTGAAAAAAAACAGTTGTTGTCTAAAGAAGAAGTGGTTAAGCAAATTAAACTGGCTAATGCTAAAGTGATAGTAATGTTAGGAGCAGGTGATATTGGCTTAATGGTAAATGAAGTAAAAGATGAGTTAATAAAGGAATACAATTTGTAG
- a CDS encoding cell division protein FtsQ/DivIB, whose product MIKKVTKYFVFIGLVTGLLVLYSFTKKRNQQKVVDAITVEFNEGSNPFLTHESVNKLLIQSQVTVKNQPKSILDLHHLENRVASNPYVEKARVFITLGGVLKTHITQKEPIARIISDNEVYYIDKEGAKIPLSSSFSARVPIINGDNLSEKLQEITQLVLFISKDQFLQKEVTGIQILNTNEYVFTVRSGNYRVEFGKYEDVNLKFKKLKAFYNKAIKDKTIKKYKTINLKYHNQVVCTKENQDGEQ is encoded by the coding sequence GTGATTAAAAAAGTAACAAAATATTTTGTATTCATAGGTTTAGTAACAGGTTTACTAGTCTTGTATAGTTTTACAAAAAAACGAAATCAACAAAAAGTTGTTGATGCAATTACTGTAGAATTTAACGAAGGTTCTAATCCTTTTTTAACTCATGAGTCGGTTAATAAATTGTTAATACAAAGTCAAGTGACAGTTAAAAACCAACCAAAAAGTATATTAGATTTACATCATCTAGAAAATAGGGTAGCGTCAAATCCATATGTAGAAAAAGCGAGAGTTTTTATAACGCTTGGGGGAGTGTTAAAAACTCATATCACACAAAAAGAGCCTATCGCTAGGATTATTTCTGATAACGAGGTTTATTATATTGATAAAGAGGGGGCTAAAATCCCGTTGTCGTCAAGTTTTTCTGCACGTGTACCTATAATTAATGGAGACAATCTGTCTGAGAAATTACAAGAAATAACGCAATTGGTGCTGTTTATTTCCAAGGATCAATTTCTCCAAAAAGAAGTGACAGGAATTCAAATACTGAACACTAATGAGTATGTTTTTACTGTAAGAAGTGGAAACTACAGAGTAGAGTTTGGTAAATATGAAGATGTAAATTTGAAATTTAAAAAATTGAAAGCTTTTTATAATAAAGCGATCAAGGATAAGACAATAAAAAAGTATAAAACAATAAACCTTAAGTATCACAACCAAGTGGTATGTACAAAAGAAAATCAAGATGGAGAACAATAA
- the ftsA gene encoding cell division protein FtsA: protein MENNKIAVGLDIGTTKIVAMIGRKNEYDKIEVLGIGKAKSLGVKRGVVNNITQTIQSIQQAVDEAESVSGQRIDNVVVGIAGQHIRSLHHSDYITRDNADEVIKDEDIDDLVNQVHKLVMLPGEEIIHVLPQEFKVDSQPDIKEPIGMYGGRLEANFHVVVGQVSSIRNIGRCVKSAGLNLSDITLEPLASASAVLSQEEKEAGVALIDIGGGTTDLAIFKDGIIRHTAVIPFGGNVITEDIKEGCSIIEKQAELLKIKFGSAWPGENKETEIVSIPGLRGREPKEITLKNLSKIIHARVQEIIEHVYLEIKNYGHETQKGKLIAGIVLTGGGSQLKHLRQLVEYITGMDTRIGYPNEHLAGGSDDVLSSPSYATAVGLLMEGLDKYNKEEPVVVVDEVETEPQVEEENIVAEEEKTEQREVYRPKPKGKSFLEKFTERFKEFLDNAE, encoded by the coding sequence ATGGAGAACAATAAAATCGCAGTTGGTTTAGATATTGGTACAACCAAGATTGTTGCCATGATTGGTCGTAAGAACGAATATGATAAAATAGAAGTTCTTGGCATTGGTAAAGCAAAAAGCTTGGGAGTGAAAAGAGGAGTGGTAAATAATATCACGCAAACAATTCAGTCAATACAACAAGCAGTAGATGAAGCAGAAAGTGTATCTGGCCAACGAATTGATAATGTAGTCGTAGGAATTGCTGGTCAACATATCAGAAGTTTACACCACAGTGATTACATCACCAGAGATAATGCTGATGAAGTAATTAAAGATGAAGATATAGATGATCTAGTTAACCAAGTACATAAATTAGTGATGTTGCCTGGTGAAGAAATTATTCATGTGTTGCCACAGGAATTTAAAGTAGATAGTCAACCAGACATTAAGGAACCAATTGGAATGTATGGTGGAAGACTTGAAGCTAATTTTCATGTTGTTGTAGGGCAGGTTTCTTCTATCAGAAATATTGGAAGATGTGTAAAAAGTGCAGGTTTAAATCTATCTGACATTACATTAGAACCTTTAGCATCAGCTTCAGCAGTTTTAAGTCAAGAAGAAAAAGAAGCAGGAGTTGCTTTAATTGATATAGGTGGTGGTACAACGGATTTAGCCATTTTTAAAGATGGAATTATTCGTCACACTGCTGTTATTCCTTTTGGAGGAAATGTAATTACAGAAGATATTAAAGAAGGATGTTCGATAATTGAAAAGCAAGCAGAATTATTAAAAATTAAGTTTGGTTCAGCTTGGCCAGGAGAAAATAAAGAAACTGAAATTGTTTCTATTCCAGGTTTAAGAGGAAGAGAACCTAAAGAGATTACCTTAAAGAATCTTTCAAAAATAATTCACGCAAGAGTTCAAGAAATTATTGAACATGTGTATTTAGAAATTAAAAATTACGGACACGAAACTCAAAAAGGAAAATTAATTGCAGGAATTGTTTTAACAGGTGGAGGATCACAATTAAAACATTTACGTCAGTTAGTTGAATACATCACAGGAATGGATACTCGTATTGGTTATCCAAACGAACATTTAGCGGGTGGAAGTGATGATGTGTTATCAAGCCCATCATACGCTACAGCTGTAGGTTTGTTAATGGAAGGTTTAGATAAATACAATAAAGAAGAGCCTGTAGTAGTTGTAGATGAAGTAGAAACTGAACCGCAAGTTGAAGAAGAAAATATTGTAGCAGAAGAGGAAAAAACTGAACAAAGAGAAGTGTATAGGCCAAAGCCTAAAGGAAAATCGTTTTTAGAGAAATTTACAGAACGATTTAAAGAGTTTTTAGATAACGCTGAATAA
- the ftsZ gene encoding cell division protein FtsZ has translation MSAEFDNISFDMPKTQSNTIKVIGVGGGGSNAVNHMYSKQIHGVDFVICNTDAQALENSPIPNKIQLGAHLTSGLGAGANPEIGAQAAAESIQEIQQMLNTHTKMVFITAGMGGGTGTGAAPIIAKIAKDMDILTVGIVTMPFQFEGRMRSKQAQKGIDELRNNVDSLIVINNNKLREVYGNLGFKSGFSKADEVLATAAKGIAEVITHHYKQNIDLHDARTVLANSGTAIMGSAKESGESRAKNAIVKALDSPLLNDNKITGAKNVLLLIVSGTNEVTLDEIGEINDYIQTEAGYDANIIMGIGEDESLEEGISVTIVATGFALDQQNTINNTETKKIVHTLEDEQKATYEFDKKTVVKSRIIDEPIAPTNQKVVHVLDLEEKSEPKNGLIQTTEAIKNIDVVFEEVNYNTVAEDDFVITNMTQTHVEEKIEEAPIQQNLLFDLPLNSYEEIKPVTTKNDLIDTTESIKNIEVEFEEVKPKIEKRFVLEDFDIKPTIGKSSTPAIEAEEEEALKFEVRTKTENEVIEDDGEASPLSLTISELQKRAQERRDKMKGFNYKFSDKVNQNIDEIEKQPAYKRLGVDLDNSKISEKKTPLNTNNDEFLRSNNSFLHDNVD, from the coding sequence ATGAGCGCAGAATTTGATAACATTTCATTTGATATGCCAAAAACACAATCAAATACGATTAAAGTGATTGGTGTAGGTGGAGGAGGAAGCAATGCCGTAAACCACATGTATAGCAAACAAATTCACGGAGTAGATTTCGTAATTTGTAACACAGATGCACAGGCGTTGGAGAATAGTCCAATTCCAAACAAAATTCAACTGGGAGCACATTTAACTTCTGGTTTAGGTGCTGGTGCAAATCCAGAAATTGGAGCTCAAGCAGCAGCAGAAAGTATACAAGAAATTCAACAGATGTTAAATACACATACAAAAATGGTATTTATCACTGCTGGTATGGGAGGTGGTACCGGAACTGGTGCTGCACCAATTATAGCAAAAATTGCTAAGGATATGGATATTTTAACGGTGGGAATCGTTACTATGCCATTCCAATTTGAAGGTAGAATGCGCTCAAAACAAGCTCAGAAAGGAATTGATGAGTTACGTAATAATGTAGATTCTTTAATTGTTATCAATAATAATAAACTTCGTGAAGTTTATGGAAACTTAGGATTTAAATCAGGTTTCTCAAAAGCAGATGAAGTATTAGCAACAGCGGCTAAAGGAATAGCAGAAGTAATTACACATCACTATAAGCAAAATATCGATTTACATGACGCTAGAACGGTATTAGCAAACAGTGGAACAGCAATAATGGGTTCTGCAAAAGAGTCTGGTGAAAGTAGAGCTAAAAACGCTATTGTAAAAGCTTTAGATTCTCCGTTGTTAAATGACAATAAAATTACTGGTGCTAAAAATGTGTTATTGTTAATTGTTTCTGGAACAAATGAGGTAACTCTAGATGAAATTGGAGAAATCAATGATTATATCCAAACAGAAGCTGGTTACGATGCTAACATCATTATGGGTATTGGTGAAGACGAAAGTTTAGAAGAAGGAATTTCGGTAACTATCGTGGCAACTGGATTTGCTTTAGATCAGCAGAATACAATCAATAATACTGAAACAAAGAAGATTGTTCATACGTTAGAAGATGAGCAAAAAGCTACTTACGAGTTTGATAAAAAGACAGTGGTAAAATCTAGAATAATAGATGAGCCTATTGCTCCAACAAATCAAAAAGTAGTTCATGTTTTAGATTTAGAAGAAAAATCAGAGCCTAAAAATGGTTTAATTCAAACTACAGAAGCGATTAAAAATATCGATGTAGTTTTTGAAGAAGTAAATTATAATACTGTTGCTGAAGATGATTTTGTAATTACAAACATGACGCAAACACATGTTGAAGAGAAGATCGAAGAAGCTCCAATTCAACAAAATTTGTTATTTGATTTACCATTAAATTCTTATGAAGAAATTAAGCCAGTAACAACTAAAAATGATTTAATTGATACAACAGAATCAATTAAAAATATTGAAGTTGAATTTGAAGAAGTTAAACCTAAAATCGAAAAACGTTTCGTATTAGAAGACTTTGATATAAAACCAACTATTGGAAAAAGCTCTACACCAGCTATTGAAGCTGAAGAAGAAGAAGCTTTAAAGTTTGAGGTTAGAACTAAAACAGAAAACGAAGTTATAGAAGATGACGGTGAAGCTTCTCCATTAAGTTTAACAATTTCTGAGTTACAAAAGAGAGCTCAAGAAAGAAGAGATAAAATGAAAGGATTCAACTATAAATTCTCTGATAAAGTAAACCAGAATATCGATGAAATTGAAAAACAACCTGCATATAAAAGGTTAGGAGTAGATTTAGATAACTCTAAGATCAGCGAAAAGAAAACACCTTTAAATACAAATAATGACGAATTTTTACGTTCTAATAATTCGTTTTTACATGATAATGTAGATTAG